From Cellulophaga lytica DSM 7489, a single genomic window includes:
- a CDS encoding fasciclin domain-containing protein, producing the protein MKLSKVLKSTLLAATLLIGANTFAQDKMMKAETKMVGGAEMYPTKDIITNAVNSKDHTTLVAAVKAADLVKTLQGEGPFTVFAPTNMAFEKLPKGTVETLLMTENKATLQKVLTYHVVAGKYSAKDIIKAIKIGKGKAEFTTVADEKLTAMVTNGKVQLKDVAGNISTVTIADVNQSNGVIHVVDTVILPMK; encoded by the coding sequence ATGAAATTATCTAAAGTATTAAAATCGACATTATTAGCAGCAACACTTTTAATTGGAGCAAACACTTTTGCACAAGATAAAATGATGAAAGCTGAAACAAAAATGGTTGGTGGCGCAGAAATGTACCCAACAAAAGATATTATAACTAACGCTGTAAACTCTAAAGACCACACAACACTTGTTGCTGCCGTTAAAGCTGCAGACTTAGTAAAAACATTACAAGGAGAAGGTCCTTTTACTGTTTTTGCACCAACAAATATGGCTTTTGAAAAATTACCAAAAGGTACCGTAGAGACATTATTAATGACTGAAAACAAAGCAACATTACAAAAAGTACTTACCTACCATGTAGTTGCCGGTAAATACTCTGCTAAAGACATTATAAAAGCAATAAAAATAGGCAAAGGAAAAGCTGAATTTACCACTGTTGCTGATGAAAAACTAACTGCAATGGTTACAAACGGTAAAGTGCAGTTAAAAGATGTTGCAGGTAATATTTCTACAGTTACAATTGCAGATGTAAACCAATCTAACGGCGTTATACACGTAGTAGATACCGTTATTTTACCAATGAAATAG
- a CDS encoding sialate O-acetylesterase, translated as MKFTFIKYIALAAFLFTSYTAFLPATLTTTTFNTKNTEPTIAKDSSLDFNPNFHIYLCFGQSNMEGSATIQKKDLLENSRFKVLQSLDCDNLKRKKGEWYTAVAPLTQCYTGLSPADYFGKTMVNNLADSISIGLVNVAVGGSDIRLFDKEIYANYDDTYKEDWFADKIKAYGGNPYNHLIQLAKQAQKRGVIKGILLHQGESNTGDEKWPSYVATIYNNMLADLSLNAAEVPLLAGEMVHEDQGGKCASMNPIVNTLPSVVPTAHIISSKECEARKDSVHFNSAGVRELGKRYAQKMLQLKYK; from the coding sequence ATGAAATTTACATTTATAAAATACATTGCTTTAGCTGCATTTTTGTTTACTTCTTACACTGCATTTTTACCAGCAACATTAACTACAACTACTTTTAACACTAAAAATACAGAACCTACTATTGCAAAGGATAGTAGTTTAGATTTTAATCCAAATTTTCATATTTATTTATGTTTTGGGCAGTCTAATATGGAAGGTTCTGCAACTATACAAAAGAAAGATTTATTGGAGAACAGCCGTTTTAAAGTATTACAGTCTTTAGATTGTGATAATCTTAAAAGAAAAAAAGGGGAATGGTATACGGCTGTAGCTCCTTTAACTCAATGTTACACAGGTTTATCTCCTGCAGATTATTTTGGCAAAACAATGGTTAACAATTTAGCAGATAGTATTAGTATAGGTCTTGTAAATGTTGCTGTTGGCGGATCTGATATTAGGTTATTTGATAAAGAAATTTATGCCAATTATGATGATACTTATAAAGAAGATTGGTTTGCAGATAAAATTAAAGCATATGGCGGTAACCCATATAACCATTTAATACAATTGGCTAAGCAAGCGCAAAAGAGAGGTGTTATAAAAGGTATTCTTTTACACCAAGGAGAAAGCAATACAGGTGATGAAAAATGGCCATCTTACGTAGCTACTATCTACAACAATATGTTAGCAGATTTATCATTAAACGCAGCAGAAGTACCTTTGCTGGCTGGTGAAATGGTACACGAAGATCAAGGAGGTAAATGTGCAAGTATGAATCCAATAGTTAATACATTGCCAAGTGTAGTCCCAACTGCACATATTATTTCTTCTAAAGAATGCGAGGCACGTAAAGATAGCGTGCATTTTAATTCTGCCGGAGTACGAGAATTAGGAAAAAGATACGCTCAGAAAATGCTACAACTTAAGTATAAGTAA
- a CDS encoding M1 family aminopeptidase — protein MKEIFLFEIKYRLRRPVTYIYIFLMFIIPCLLALFSLDSGTAQFVNSPSSIASVLGALSMLGLFFYAAIMGVPVFRDEEHKTAQTYFTFPVTEKNYILGRFLGSFTIVTIMNIGAVLGTMIGIGIGALWNRPDYGVYTAFDITSYILPFVFFLTLNSLFIGALFFSLMTFFKRMSILYLGGILIFILSNVAGTLLSNLDSQWLSIYVDPFGSEAYKYIKKYWSINEVNTLYLPMYGEFLVNRLLWLAISVGIFLFTLFKFSYPSFLIPKKAKKLKEDNSTPQTTIATNSIKQVFSNKAIWGNLWSLSKIEFLSIVKENAFRILILVGIIFSVFIATQTTQTYGTPSLPITRFMVQELSSGLLVFSIIILVIYAGEAVHRTRKSKTFEFYDALPVTNATLYISKIIALIGVAVVLTLITILVGMLYQTYNGYFNYELGMYLTFNFAYIFPAYITTVLLAFFIHILANNKFLGHFLVIVISLGLPLLITLVFKVNNPLFLYGGVPGSFLSDLNGFGHYLTGSFWLNLYWVLFSCILAVVGYVFWSRGFYSSFKERLRLAASRFKGKTIIAFVVFSIGFVAVGAYSYYNLQVLNSIGSADYSNKIAADAEKKYAKYINKPHIQIIDLKAKVDIYPEERDVYAEGNFTAVNNFDTPIDTLLMEVKFGVADTKITKVVYNGKELQPFLKDSIYRLFIYKLPQPLQPKDTASLVINTRAITKGFSNGLETNVLNNGSFFRDDIFPSFHYEIALNDNGTRKKYGLEEMDYLLSPRTDSIALRKNLFNEDANYMNFEATVSTAKGQTAIAPGNLIKKWDKDNRSYFTYKLSEKTDYFFNFASAAYDVKKDNWTAPSGKKVTIEIYHSPKHKKNLEHFINGIKISLDYNSKNFYEYPYSIIRIVEFPAYSTFAQSFATTIPYSEDFGFVANFSEAEDFNYAFRVTSHEVAHQWWGHIVTPSKTSGSNIISETLAEYVSLMTMKKEYGENGIKSFLKNSLDSYLSARQFSFKPERSLLNVETGQHIWYRKGSMVMYELQDVIGEDKINSALKQFLNEYKYFNKGVYATSENLYDAIYAIAPDSLKYKVTDGFKEIVLYENKVVNAKTKKLDNGKWETTFTVNSSKIYYDDKGKERETDTKKNLVDIGLFGPDIKNDENVTIKNPYYFELKWLAPGDNTFTIVTDKKPEKAGIDPYNKLIDRKSGDNLKDVLE, from the coding sequence ATGAAAGAAATATTTTTATTTGAAATAAAGTACAGGTTACGCAGACCAGTAACCTACATCTACATTTTTTTAATGTTTATAATTCCGTGTTTACTAGCGTTATTTAGCTTAGATTCTGGCACAGCACAATTTGTAAACAGTCCTAGCTCTATTGCCAGTGTTTTGGGAGCATTAAGTATGCTTGGTTTGTTTTTTTACGCTGCAATTATGGGCGTACCAGTATTTAGAGATGAAGAACACAAAACCGCACAAACCTACTTTACATTTCCTGTAACAGAAAAAAACTATATTCTTGGTCGCTTTTTAGGTAGTTTTACTATTGTAACTATTATGAATATTGGTGCCGTATTAGGCACTATGATTGGTATTGGTATTGGAGCTTTATGGAACAGACCAGATTATGGCGTTTATACAGCTTTTGATATCACATCTTACATACTCCCTTTTGTATTTTTCTTAACGCTTAACTCATTATTTATTGGCGCATTATTCTTTAGTCTAATGACATTTTTTAAAAGAATGTCTATTTTGTATTTAGGCGGAATTTTAATTTTTATACTTAGTAATGTTGCTGGTACTTTATTAAGCAATTTAGATAGTCAATGGTTAAGTATTTATGTAGATCCTTTTGGCTCCGAAGCGTATAAATACATAAAAAAATACTGGTCTATTAACGAGGTTAACACCTTGTACTTACCAATGTATGGAGAGTTTTTAGTAAACCGCTTACTATGGTTAGCTATTAGTGTTGGTATATTTTTATTTACATTATTTAAATTCTCTTACCCAAGCTTTTTAATACCTAAAAAGGCTAAAAAATTAAAAGAAGATAATAGCACACCACAAACAACAATTGCTACAAATAGTATAAAACAAGTATTTAGCAACAAAGCTATTTGGGGTAATTTATGGTCTTTAAGTAAAATTGAATTTTTATCTATTGTAAAAGAAAATGCTTTTAGAATACTTATTCTGGTTGGTATTATTTTCTCTGTATTTATTGCAACACAAACTACGCAAACCTACGGCACACCATCTTTACCAATAACCCGTTTTATGGTACAAGAGTTAAGCTCTGGGCTGTTAGTTTTTTCCATTATTATACTGGTTATTTATGCTGGTGAAGCGGTACACAGAACAAGAAAAAGTAAAACATTTGAATTTTATGACGCACTACCAGTAACCAACGCAACATTATACATCTCTAAAATTATTGCACTTATAGGCGTAGCTGTTGTACTTACATTAATTACAATTCTAGTTGGTATGTTATATCAAACTTATAATGGCTATTTTAATTATGAGTTGGGTATGTATCTTACATTTAATTTTGCTTACATTTTTCCGGCTTACATTACAACAGTATTGCTGGCGTTTTTTATTCACATATTGGCAAACAATAAATTCTTAGGTCACTTTTTAGTTATTGTAATTTCTTTAGGCTTACCGCTACTAATTACCTTAGTTTTTAAAGTAAACAACCCATTATTTCTTTATGGCGGTGTACCTGGTAGCTTTTTAAGTGATTTAAATGGCTTTGGACATTATTTAACAGGTAGTTTTTGGCTAAATCTGTATTGGGTATTATTTAGCTGTATTTTAGCTGTAGTTGGCTATGTTTTTTGGAGCAGAGGATTTTACTCTTCTTTTAAAGAAAGGCTACGCCTTGCTGCTAGTCGTTTTAAAGGAAAAACAATAATTGCTTTTGTTGTATTTAGCATTGGCTTTGTTGCTGTTGGTGCATATAGCTACTATAATTTACAAGTTTTAAACAGTATAGGAAGCGCAGACTACAGCAATAAAATTGCAGCAGATGCAGAAAAAAAATATGCCAAATACATAAACAAGCCTCATATACAAATTATAGATTTAAAGGCTAAAGTAGATATTTACCCTGAGGAAAGAGACGTTTATGCAGAAGGTAATTTTACTGCAGTAAATAATTTTGATACTCCAATAGACACACTTTTAATGGAAGTTAAATTTGGTGTTGCAGATACTAAAATAACTAAGGTTGTATACAACGGTAAAGAACTACAACCATTTTTAAAAGATAGTATTTACAGGTTATTTATATATAAATTACCGCAACCTTTACAACCAAAGGATACTGCTTCTTTAGTTATAAATACTAGAGCTATTACCAAAGGTTTTTCTAACGGACTAGAAACAAATGTGTTAAATAACGGCTCTTTTTTTAGAGATGATATTTTCCCTTCTTTTCATTATGAAATTGCTTTAAACGACAACGGTACGCGTAAAAAATATGGGTTAGAAGAAATGGATTATCTGTTGTCTCCAAGAACAGATAGCATTGCCTTGCGTAAAAATTTATTTAATGAAGATGCAAATTATATGAATTTTGAAGCTACTGTAAGCACCGCTAAAGGGCAAACAGCTATTGCTCCTGGTAACCTTATTAAAAAATGGGATAAAGACAATAGAAGTTACTTTACTTATAAATTAAGTGAAAAAACAGATTATTTCTTCAACTTTGCATCTGCTGCTTATGATGTTAAAAAGGATAACTGGACAGCCCCAAGCGGAAAAAAAGTAACTATAGAAATTTACCATTCTCCTAAACACAAGAAAAATTTAGAACACTTTATTAATGGCATAAAAATATCTTTAGATTACAACTCTAAAAACTTTTATGAGTATCCGTACTCTATTATTAGAATTGTAGAATTCCCTGCATACTCAACTTTTGCACAGTCTTTTGCCACCACAATACCATATTCTGAAGATTTTGGTTTTGTAGCTAACTTTTCAGAAGCAGAAGATTTTAATTATGCGTTTAGAGTAACATCTCATGAGGTGGCACACCAATGGTGGGGACATATTGTAACTCCTAGTAAAACCTCTGGATCTAATATAATTTCTGAAACCTTAGCAGAATACGTGTCATTAATGACAATGAAAAAAGAGTATGGAGAAAACGGAATAAAATCGTTCTTAAAAAATTCTTTAGACTCTTATTTAAGTGCACGCCAGTTTAGTTTTAAGCCAGAACGGTCTTTACTAAATGTAGAAACTGGTCAGCATATTTGGTACCGTAAAGGTTCTATGGTTATGTATGAATTACAAGATGTTATTGGCGAAGACAAAATTAATAGTGCCCTAAAGCAATTTTTAAACGAGTATAAATACTTTAACAAAGGAGTGTATGCTACATCTGAAAATTTATATGATGCCATTTATGCTATAGCACCAGACTCTTTAAAATATAAGGTTACTGATGGTTTTAAAGAAATTGTTTTGTATGAAAATAAAGTTGTAAATGCTAAAACCAAAAAATTAGACAACGGAAAATGGGAAACTACTTTTACTGTAAATTCTTCTAAAATTTATTATGATGATAAAGGAAAAGAAAGAGAAACTGACACTAAAAAGAATTTAGTTGACATAGGACTTTTTGGACCTGATATTAAGAATGATGAGAATGTTACCATAAAAAATCCTTACTATTTTGAATTAAAATGGTTGGCACCAGGAGACAATACATTTACAATTGTAACAGATAAAAAGCCTGAAAAAGCTGGCATAGATCCTTACAACAAACTAATAGATCGTAAATCTGGCGACAATTTAAAAGACGTATTAGAATAA
- a CDS encoding ABC transporter ATP-binding protein — protein sequence MLSIKDLNKTYPNGTKALNNVNLEISKGMFGLLGPNGAGKSSLMRTIATLQLADSGSIEFNGLDVFKTPEELRKVLGYLPQDFGVYPKVSAEMMLNHIAKIKGIQNSSERKAYVADLLNKVNLYKFRKRNLGDYSGGMRQRFGIAQALIGNPKLIIVDEPTAGLDPLERNRFHNLLSELGEDAVVILSTHIVDDVVNLCTNMAVFNEGQVLVQGHPMELTNSLNGKVFRKSIHKEEIAEYEANYTVLSSYLRSGSLNINVFAESNPGEGFEVISNTLEDFYFYSINQMANQTV from the coding sequence ATGCTATCTATTAAAGACCTTAACAAAACGTATCCTAACGGAACAAAAGCATTAAACAATGTAAATTTAGAAATTAGCAAAGGTATGTTTGGTCTTTTAGGTCCAAATGGCGCTGGTAAATCTAGTTTAATGAGAACCATTGCCACATTACAGTTAGCAGATAGCGGTAGTATAGAGTTTAATGGCCTAGATGTTTTTAAAACTCCTGAAGAATTACGCAAAGTATTAGGTTATTTACCACAAGATTTTGGTGTTTACCCTAAAGTTTCTGCAGAAATGATGCTAAATCATATTGCAAAAATAAAAGGAATACAAAATAGTAGTGAGCGCAAAGCATACGTAGCAGATTTGCTAAACAAAGTAAACTTATACAAGTTTAGAAAAAGAAATTTAGGAGATTACTCTGGTGGTATGCGCCAACGTTTTGGTATAGCACAAGCATTAATTGGTAATCCTAAATTAATAATTGTAGATGAGCCAACTGCTGGTTTAGATCCCCTAGAGCGTAACCGTTTTCATAATTTATTAAGCGAGTTGGGAGAAGATGCTGTAGTAATTTTATCTACACATATTGTAGATGACGTTGTTAACCTATGCACAAATATGGCAGTTTTTAATGAGGGGCAAGTACTGGTACAAGGGCACCCAATGGAATTAACCAACTCTTTAAATGGTAAGGTATTTAGAAAAAGTATTCATAAAGAAGAAATTGCTGAGTATGAAGCCAATTACACCGTACTATCATCATACCTACGCAGTGGCAGCCTAAACATTAATGTTTTTGCTGAAAGCAACCCTGGTGAGGGTTTTGAAGTTATAAGCAACACCTTAGAAGATTTTTACTTTTACAGTATTAACCAAATGGCTAACCAAACTGTGTAA
- the hemB gene encoding porphobilinogen synthase — protein sequence MYPIIRNRRLRSNEAIRSLVRETIVSPDDFLVPLFVVEGKAIKEEIPSMPNYFRYSLDLLENEVKELWKMGLKSVLLFAKVPDNLKDNKGTEAVNPDGLMQRAVKTVKNACPDMLVMTDVALDPYSSYGHDGIIENGLVLNDESVEVLTEMSVSHAEAGADFVAPSDMMDGRILSIREALEDDGFYNTGIMSYSAKYASAFYGPFRDALDSAPVDEKDIPKDKKTYQMDYANRFEAIRETEMDIDEGADIVMVKPGLCYLDIVREIKNEVDVPVAVYQVSGEYAMVKAAAEKGWLNHDAVVMEQLTAIKRAGANIIASYFAKDAIRILG from the coding sequence ATGTATCCAATTATTAGAAACAGAAGATTGCGTAGTAACGAGGCAATCCGTTCTTTGGTTCGTGAAACCATAGTATCTCCAGATGATTTTTTAGTACCACTTTTTGTGGTAGAAGGTAAAGCTATAAAAGAAGAAATACCGTCTATGCCAAATTATTTTAGGTATAGTTTAGATTTGTTAGAAAATGAGGTAAAGGAGCTTTGGAAAATGGGCTTAAAGTCGGTTTTACTTTTTGCAAAAGTGCCCGATAATTTAAAAGATAATAAAGGTACAGAAGCTGTTAACCCAGACGGATTAATGCAACGTGCTGTTAAAACAGTAAAAAACGCTTGTCCAGATATGTTGGTAATGACAGATGTTGCTTTAGACCCTTATTCTTCTTACGGCCATGATGGTATTATAGAAAATGGGTTGGTTTTAAATGATGAATCTGTTGAGGTGCTTACAGAAATGAGCGTGTCACATGCAGAAGCAGGAGCAGATTTTGTTGCACCTAGTGATATGATGGATGGACGTATTTTAAGCATACGTGAAGCTTTAGAAGATGATGGTTTTTACAACACTGGTATTATGAGCTACAGTGCAAAGTATGCCTCTGCTTTTTACGGCCCTTTTAGAGATGCTTTAGACTCTGCACCAGTAGATGAAAAAGATATACCTAAGGATAAAAAAACATACCAAATGGATTATGCCAACCGTTTTGAAGCCATTAGAGAAACAGAAATGGATATTGATGAAGGTGCAGATATTGTAATGGTAAAACCAGGACTTTGTTATTTAGATATTGTACGTGAAATTAAAAATGAGGTAGATGTACCAGTGGCAGTTTACCAAGTTAGTGGTGAGTATGCAATGGTTAAAGCAGCAGCAGAAAAAGGTTGGTTAAACCATGATGCAGTAGTTATGGAGCAACTTACCGCAATAAAAAGAGCAGGTGCAAATATTATTGCAAGCTACTTTGCTAAAGATGCAATTCGTATTTTAGGGTAA
- a CDS encoding DEAD/DEAH box helicase family protein: protein MSTINNILKFKFTWRTYQQKFLDNFDTHINDKHLHVVAPPGSGKTILGIEMLKRVNQTTLVLSPSLTIRNQWRDRMLTFFLEDKSYTNYSLNIKKPKQITFTTYQALHALHKDFNKLDNPKTLVNFIKKNNIKTIVLDEAHHLKNEWWKCLFEIKKADDITVISLTATPPYDSEANEVKKYFDLCGPIDDEIVVPDLVKNGDLCPHQDYVYFSKPDKKQIESIVTYRENILNFINTLVDDTEFTNILQEHPFYKNTEEELESIYNKPLFYSSLIIFLNAAKITVPKEKIAILGFKDDKIEFPNLNYNWLQVLLQEMLVVQRDLLLPFEQKLHTIERDLRKIGAFSKMRVDFVGVEDLYRTLANSPSKLKSINAIITAESDNLKDDLRAVILTDFIRKEFLYFDGSKLEELNKLGVVSIFQYLRTQGKHKEQLGILTGSIVILHKSALINLKKIAAHAIFTVKPLEADEDFVIITSFTKGKNTIVSAVTALFENGTVKILIGTKALLGEGWDAPAINTLVLASYVGSFVSSNQMRGRAIRTQAGNKNKTGNIWHLACLDPTDPEGGKDLEKLTRRFNAFMGVALKGEPYIVNGLDRLGLPLQYSPEINIEQLNKDTFAIATKRDLIATRWKKAIGKGDVFIRELNILYPYKEPYTKQKKLRSVNASKYLFLEVLVGTFAIIPEFILKNVGILLSKGVMQFISLFFGAIFLGFIPKAYKALKLYFLFGNMERKTQKIAQAVLHSLVALQKITTPINKIKLETDRYSNGVFAFYITGVTTNESSLFITALEEIIAPVDNPKYLIDNSSWLKRKWNLRTYYVVPTIFCKRKAEAKRFHFYWEEFVGNSSLIYTRTKYGRQQLIKARLAHIVYQFKDASKKAITWR, encoded by the coding sequence TTGAGTACTATTAACAACATTTTAAAATTTAAGTTTACTTGGCGTACCTATCAGCAAAAATTCTTAGACAATTTTGATACGCATATTAACGACAAGCACCTACACGTTGTAGCGCCACCTGGATCTGGAAAAACAATTTTAGGCATAGAAATGCTTAAAAGAGTTAACCAAACTACCTTGGTATTATCACCTTCTTTAACCATTAGAAACCAATGGAGAGACAGAATGCTTACCTTTTTTTTAGAAGATAAAAGTTATACAAACTACTCTTTAAACATAAAAAAACCAAAGCAAATTACCTTTACTACCTACCAGGCTTTGCACGCTTTACATAAAGATTTTAACAAGCTAGACAACCCTAAAACTCTAGTTAACTTTATAAAGAAAAACAACATAAAAACTATTGTTTTAGATGAAGCACACCACCTAAAAAATGAGTGGTGGAAATGCTTATTTGAAATTAAAAAGGCAGATGACATAACGGTAATATCGCTAACCGCTACACCGCCTTACGATAGCGAAGCTAATGAGGTAAAAAAATATTTTGATTTATGCGGACCAATAGATGATGAAATTGTGGTTCCTGATTTAGTTAAAAACGGAGACTTATGTCCGCACCAAGATTATGTGTATTTTTCTAAGCCAGATAAAAAACAAATAGAAAGTATTGTTACCTACCGTGAAAACATTTTAAACTTTATAAATACACTTGTAGATGATACTGAGTTTACCAACATTTTACAAGAACATCCGTTTTACAAAAACACAGAAGAAGAGCTAGAAAGTATATACAACAAACCACTATTTTACTCTTCTTTAATTATATTTTTAAATGCAGCAAAAATAACTGTTCCAAAAGAAAAAATAGCAATTTTAGGTTTTAAGGATGATAAAATTGAGTTTCCAAACTTAAACTACAACTGGCTACAAGTTTTACTGCAAGAAATGCTGGTTGTACAACGAGATTTACTTTTACCTTTTGAACAGAAGCTACATACCATTGAAAGGGATTTACGAAAAATTGGTGCTTTTAGTAAAATGCGAGTAGATTTTGTTGGTGTTGAAGATTTGTACAGAACATTAGCCAATAGCCCTAGCAAATTAAAAAGTATAAATGCCATTATTACTGCCGAAAGTGATAATTTAAAAGACGATTTAAGAGCTGTTATTTTAACAGATTTTATACGAAAAGAATTTCTGTATTTTGATGGCTCTAAACTTGAAGAATTAAATAAATTAGGTGTTGTATCTATTTTTCAATACTTACGCACACAAGGCAAACATAAAGAACAACTAGGTATTTTAACTGGCTCTATTGTAATTTTGCATAAGAGTGCCCTCATCAATTTAAAAAAAATAGCAGCCCATGCTATATTTACTGTAAAACCTTTAGAGGCAGATGAAGATTTTGTTATTATAACTTCATTTACAAAAGGGAAAAACACAATAGTATCTGCAGTTACAGCGCTTTTTGAAAACGGAACCGTAAAAATACTAATTGGCACAAAAGCTTTACTTGGCGAGGGTTGGGATGCTCCTGCAATTAACACCTTGGTATTGGCGTCTTATGTTGGCTCGTTTGTATCATCTAACCAAATGCGTGGTAGAGCTATTAGAACTCAAGCTGGCAATAAAAACAAAACTGGTAATATTTGGCACTTGGCTTGTTTAGATCCTACAGATCCCGAAGGTGGTAAAGATTTAGAAAAACTAACCCGCAGATTTAATGCTTTTATGGGTGTTGCTCTAAAAGGAGAACCCTACATTGTTAATGGTTTAGATAGGTTAGGTTTACCTTTGCAATACTCACCAGAAATAAACATAGAACAATTAAATAAAGATACTTTTGCCATTGCAACCAAAAGAGATTTAATTGCCACCAGATGGAAAAAAGCAATTGGTAAAGGAGATGTTTTTATTAGAGAATTAAACATTTTATACCCTTACAAAGAACCTTATACCAAACAAAAAAAATTACGCAGTGTAAACGCTAGTAAATATCTTTTTTTAGAAGTGCTAGTTGGTACATTTGCTATAATACCAGAGTTTATTTTAAAAAATGTAGGCATACTATTAAGTAAGGGAGTAATGCAATTTATATCGCTATTTTTTGGCGCTATTTTTTTAGGTTTCATACCTAAAGCATACAAAGCACTAAAGCTTTACTTTTTATTTGGCAATATGGAGCGTAAAACACAAAAAATAGCACAAGCTGTATTACATTCCTTAGTGGCATTACAAAAAATAACAACACCAATAAACAAAATTAAACTAGAAACCGACCGGTATAGTAATGGTGTTTTTGCATTTTACATAACAGGCGTAACTACTAATGAGAGCTCTTTATTTATTACTGCTCTAGAAGAAATTATTGCTCCTGTAGACAATCCAAAGTATTTAATAGACAATAGCTCTTGGTTAAAAAGAAAATGGAATTTGCGAACCTATTACGTTGTACCTACCATTTTCTGTAAACGTAAAGCAGAAGCCAAAAGATTTCATTTTTATTGGGAAGAATTTGTTGGTAATTCCTCCTTAATATATACCAGAACAAAATACGGCAGACAACAACTAATTAAAGCAAGGCTAGCACATATTGTTTATCAATTTAAAGATGCTTCTAAAAAAGCCATTACTTGGAGATAA
- the hemF gene encoding oxygen-dependent coproporphyrinogen oxidase — protein MKDKFYNYIQELQDTITTKLEAIDGDAKFKQDIWERPEGGGGRTRVIENGAVIEKGGVNISGVHGKLPESMQKYFGVEDANFFACGLSLVLHPKNPMVPTVHANWRYFEMYDTDGNIVDQWFGGGQDLTPYYLFNEDATHFHNVCKTACDKHNLEFYAKYKARCDEYFWNAHRNEARGVGGLFFDYCKATDAMSMQDWYNFVTEVGNSFLDCYVPIVEKRKELPYTKEERDWQEIRRGRYVEFNLVHDKGTLFGLKTNGRIESILMSLPPHVQWVYDHTPEEGSEEEKLLQVLKTPKEWV, from the coding sequence ATGAAAGATAAGTTTTATAACTATATACAAGAATTACAGGATACTATTACCACTAAGTTAGAAGCTATAGATGGAGATGCTAAATTTAAGCAAGACATTTGGGAGCGTCCAGAAGGCGGTGGAGGAAGAACCAGAGTTATAGAAAATGGTGCTGTTATTGAAAAAGGTGGAGTTAATATATCTGGAGTTCACGGAAAGTTACCAGAAAGTATGCAAAAGTATTTTGGTGTAGAAGATGCTAACTTTTTTGCTTGTGGACTAAGCTTAGTATTACACCCTAAAAACCCAATGGTACCAACAGTACACGCAAATTGGCGTTATTTTGAAATGTATGATACAGACGGTAACATTGTAGACCAATGGTTTGGTGGTGGGCAAGATTTAACACCTTATTACTTGTTTAATGAAGATGCTACTCATTTTCATAACGTATGTAAAACTGCTTGTGATAAGCACAATCTAGAGTTTTACGCTAAATACAAAGCACGTTGTGATGAGTATTTTTGGAACGCACACAGAAATGAAGCGCGTGGTGTTGGTGGTTTATTTTTTGATTATTGTAAAGCAACAGACGCTATGTCTATGCAAGATTGGTACAATTTTGTTACTGAGGTAGGCAATAGTTTTTTAGATTGTTATGTGCCTATTGTAGAAAAAAGAAAAGAATTGCCTTATACCAAAGAAGAAAGAGATTGGCAAGAGATTAGACGTGGCCGTTATGTAGAATTTAATTTGGTGCACGATAAAGGAACGTTGTTTGGGCTAAAAACAAACGGGCGTATAGAGAGTATTTTAATGAGTTTACCGCCACATGTACAATGGGTTTATGATCATACTCCAGAGGAAGGTAGTGAAGAAGAAAAATTGCTTCAGGTTTTAAAAACACCTAAAGAATGGGTGTAG